Part of the Nostoc sp. ATCC 53789 genome, ACTCCATGCTGCGAATCATTACTCAGCAGGCAGACGTTAGAGCAGAACTGCAACGGATCTGCGATCGCACCCATGACGAACAGGTGCTTCACAAAGAAGCAACGGTGCGGGAAGTTTTGCAAGCAGTGAAGCGCCAAGGCGATAAAGCTGTATTGCATTACACAGCCGAATTTGACAAACAAACCCTGAAAGCAGAAGAACTCCGAGTTACAGGCTCGGAACTAGATGCAGCCTATCAGCAGGTGTCAAAGGAGTTTTTGGGCGCAGTTCGGCTAGCTTGCCGCCAAATTGAAGCGTTTCATCGTCAGCGAGTACCAAAAAGCTGGGTACACTTTGGCGACGATGAAGTAGTACTGGGCAAACGCTACACCCCTGTAGATCGAGCGGGGCTGTATGTGCCCGGTGGCCGCGCCGCCTATCCTAGTACAGTGCTGATGAATGCAATTCCCGCTCATGTCGCTGCTGTACCTCATATAGTGATGGTGACACCACCAGGCCCAGGGGGTGTAATTAACCCAGCAGTCTTAGTAGCTGCCCAAGAAGCAGGAGTGCAAGAAATTTATCGTATTGGGGGCGCACAAGCGATCGCTGCTTTAGCCTATGGCACAGAAACAATTCCGAAAGTGAATGTGATTACTGGCCCCGGTAACATTTATGTCACCCTTGCGAAAAAACTTGTATATGGCACCGTCGGTATTGATTCTTTGGCAGGCCCCAGCGAAGTGCTGGTGATTGCCGATGAAAGCGCAAATCCGGTGCATGTAGCTGCTGACTTGCTAGCCCAAGCCGAACACGATCCAATGGCGGCAGCAATCTTGCTGACGACAGAT contains:
- the hisD gene encoding histidinol dehydrogenase, with product MLRIITQQADVRAELQRICDRTHDEQVLHKEATVREVLQAVKRQGDKAVLHYTAEFDKQTLKAEELRVTGSELDAAYQQVSKEFLGAVRLACRQIEAFHRQRVPKSWVHFGDDEVVLGKRYTPVDRAGLYVPGGRAAYPSTVLMNAIPAHVAAVPHIVMVTPPGPGGVINPAVLVAAQEAGVQEIYRIGGAQAIAALAYGTETIPKVNVITGPGNIYVTLAKKLVYGTVGIDSLAGPSEVLVIADESANPVHVAADLLAQAEHDPMAAAILLTTDAALAKNVQVALERQLVDHPRRIDTEKAIAHYGLIVLVESLQAAAELSNEFAPEHLELEVKDPWALLPQIRHAGAIFLGYSTPEAVGDYLAGPNHTLPTSGAARYASALGVETFLKHSSIIQYSQTALQNVAGAIDVLATAEGLPSHADSVRRRIQQEE